The nucleotide sequence CGTAAAGAAGCCGAAGATAAGGCCGAATATCTCCTTGGAGCGGTAGGAATTACCGACATAAAATTAAGGATGAATTGTTATCCTCATCAGTTGAGCGGTGGGATCTTACAAAGGGTTGGGATCGGAATGGCACTGATGTGTGATCCTGAACTTTTGATCGCAGATGAGCCTACTTCGGCTTTGGATGTTACAGTCCAAGCGCAGTTGGTGGAACTCCTACTAAAACTTAAGGAAAGGATGAACTTATCCGTTTTATTTATCTCCCACGATTTCGGTTTGGTCAGCCATATCGCCGACAGGATTTGCGTATTGTACGCAGGAAGGATCGTAGAACTTGGAACAGTGGATCAAGTTTTAGACCAACCGAACCATCCATATACGAAGGATCTTTTGGATTCTTTGCCTTCTCATTTCTCCCGGACCGGTGTTTTTAAACCGATTGAAGGAAGATTACCTTCTCCCGGAGATTATCCTATAGGTTGTCACTATTCGGAAAGATGTGATTTCGTGTTCTCGCCTTGCAAGACCGCAAAACCTAGATTAAATAATATGAATGGAACGGGTCATTTTTCCGCATGCTTCTTAAATGAGAAAGAGGAGCTTACTCGATGAAACTTTTAGAGATAAAAGATCTGAACGTAAGTTACGGAAAAGAAGGTTTCTTTGGCGTCAGAAAATCAGTCATTAAAGCTGTAGAAGACGTAAACCTGGAAATGGAAGAAGGGGAGACATTCAGCCTAGTAGGAGAGTCAGGTTGCGGAAAATCCACATTAGGAAGAGCGATACTGAAACTGCTAAAAACGGATTCAGGTTACATATTTTTCAAAGGAAAAGAGATCTTAGAGCTTAAAGACAAAGAATTTTTACCTCTCAGAAAACAAATCCAGATCGTATTCCAAGATCCTTATTCTTCTTTAAATCCAAGAAGGAATATTAAGGAAATATTGACCGAGGGACTTTTTATTCACGAAAATTATACGGATAAGCAAGCGGAAAAGGAAGCTTCGGAAATTTTAGAAAAAGTAGGACTTTCTCCCGAGATCTTGAACAGATATCCTCACGAATTTTCCGGAGGGCAAAGACAAAGGATTGCGATTGCAAGAGCACTTATCCTTAAACCTGAATTTATACTTTTCGACGAAGCTGTATCCGCTTTAGACGTATCCAACCAAGCTCAGGTACTTCTTCTATTACAAAAACTAAAAGCGGATTTCGGACTTTCTTACCTTTTCATTTCTCACGATCTAGGTATCGTAAAATCCATCTCGGACAAGATCGCAGTCATGTACCTGGGAAAGATCGTGGAAGTTGGTACAAAGCCTCAGATCGTGGATAAACCTTCCCATCCCTATACGAAAGCTTTATTCGGAGCTATATTCGAAGTAGAGAATCGTAAGACCCGAAAAACACCTCTACAAGGAGAGGTACCTAGTATATTAAATAAACCTAAAGGATGTCATTTCCACACTCGTTGTCCTATCGCAAAAGAGATCTGTTCCGAAAAGGCCCCCGAATGGAAAGATCTAGGTGAAGGTCATAAGTCCTATTGTCATTTTCCGGAAGGAAAATAAAATGCGTTCCTGGGATGTAATCAATCGATATTTAGAGGAAAATAAGATCCGGTATATTTCCGCGCTCGGATTTTTCATATTATTATTCGTACTGATCGTTTATATCCCTTTTATGCAAAGAAAGGATGTATATAAAGAATTCATACTAGATAGGCTTCGAAGCTCCACCGGCCTGGACATTAAGGTAGAAGGGTCGGACCTGTATCTTCTTCCATTTCCAGGGATCGAGCTGAATAAAATAGAGATCCGGAAAGATAATGTACTGATCGCGGTTAGTGATAAAGTAGATATAGATATTTCCTGGTTCGGTTTGATAAAAAGAATGATAGAGATCCGGGATATTTCCATCAACGGAGGATCCCTTCATTTAGAAAGAAGAAAAGATGGAACTTTTGATATAGTAGAATATTTGAATGGAAAGAAAAAAGAAGCCGAACAGAAAAGTAACGTAAAAGAACTTTTTGACGATGTAAATTCTCGAATCGGATTTTCTACTGAGGACTTTTTTGCAATCAGTTTAAAAAATATAGAAGTAGATAATTTTACGTTAGTATACAACGAACAAAGTCACGATAAAAAATATATAGTTTATTTCAAAAAGTCCCAAGTCTCCGTTTCTTTCTACGGAAAGGATGTGGATCTCCTCTTTCAAGGAAGAATAGACGATCAACCTATCGATCTGGAAATGACAGGAGGCCTGCAAAACTTTCCGGTGAATTGGGAAAAATTGCAGTTTAGCGCCGTCCTAAAAACCGAAGAACTTTCCCTTTCATTACTTAGAGAAGTATTTACAATCTTTCCTGCCGGTGATTTTTCTAAGACAAAAATTTCCGGAAGAACGGAAGTAGTAAAGGAAGAAGGTACTATATTCAAATTCAAAGTCCGGAATCAAGTTAAAGACCTTTCTTATAAGGGAGGACTTCCTTTCGGAAATATCAGATTGAATGTGGACTTTGATCTGGATCTCATCAATAAAAAGGTCGCATTTCCTTTTATAGAAGCCGTTTGGGAAGGAGTAGCAAAGGTTACCGCAAAAGGAAGCGTGAATTGGAAGAATAGGAGTTTAGGCCAGTTCGATATCAAAGCGGATTATGGAGATTATCATAATCTTTTAAAACTAGGAAAACTATTCCAAGTCAGGGAAGATCTTTTCGATCCCAATTCTCCTCCGGGTATTTTCTATTTTACCGGGGAATTGAATAATATTTTCGCATTCAAACATAGATTTGCCCAGATCAAAATAGAAGCGAAGTACGTGGATCCGCTACTTTCTATCCCGAATTTCCATGCTTATATCTATAACGGAGAGATATTAGGAAAAGCTAAAATATATCCGGATATACCTAAGATAGAAGTAGAAGGAGACGCGCATAGACTTCAGGTGGAAAAGGTTCTTCTTCCCTATCTGTCCGAAAAAATTATGGAAGGCGAACTTTCTAGCTGGTTTTCCTTTGAAACACAGATCAAAAATCATTCCCGGGACTCCATGACGGAACTTTTTGCAAACATGAAAGGTATAGGGAACATCACGATCAAAAATGGAGAGCTGGTCGGTTACGCAAACTTCATGGTTCCGGTCTTGAATACCTTAGGTAAAATTATCGCATTCAAAGGAGTAGATGGGCGAGAATTAAAATTCGTTACTCTTAAGTCCGATGTGAAAGTTGCAGGCAATGAAATGTACTTTCCCAATATGAAATTAGAGATTGAGAACAGTGGAATGGATGTGGACGGGAAAGGTACCGTAGGCTTCGATCAAAAAATTGATATGAGACTCCATCTTCGTCTCGGCGGAAAATTAATAGGAAAAGGACTACAGATCCCGATCATCTATACGGGAACTTTCGGAAAAAGTATACCTTACGTGGATCCGATCTGGCTCGGAAGTGTGTATACTGGTATGACACTCCTAGGGCCTTATCTTATTCCACTCGGTGGACCATATGCAGGTGGGGTCGCTGGATCCGTGATCGGAGAATATGTCAGAGATCTATGGGATGGTGTTACCGGTTTGTTTGGCGGTAGCAGTTCCGACTCGGACAAAAAACCAAAAGAGAAATAGTTAATACTCTTTTCTTTGCAATTCTTCTTTGGTTGGAAATACCAAATTCTGATTCATCAGCTCATGACTTAGATTCAAAAAGGCTCTGGCCTTATTAAAATGAGAATCGCAGATCTCAGGCTGCGTATCGCAAAGACTAACTTCTTCTCTCGGGCCTTTTGCGGAATATTTTAAGTTACGATTTCCATCCACGAAATGGATATAGAATAGATCCGACTCGATCCAACCGATCAAGTTTCCATAGGCAAAGTACGCAGATTCCGTCTTTTTGGGAGCAAGCAAATTTCTTCCCATAGCGGAGAAGTACGTTTCTTTTCCGACTAGACCCAGGATCGTAGGGATCACATCCAATTGAGAAGCGTCCCTATCGTCGATAGCAGGCAATATTCTTCCAGGAGAATATATTAAAAACGGAATATTCCTGTCTTCATAATAATCCAAATAACGGTGATGAGTATGGTCTGCTACGAAGATAAAGATCGTATTATCGAAATATTTTGATTTTTCCGCACGATCCATAAAATCCCGTAAAGCCCAGTCCGCATAATGATACACATTTAGATATTCAAAGTCTCTTTCATCTTCTTTAAAGATCCGGAACCTAGGATCTGGAGCACGATACGGGTAATGTGTGGATAAGGTTAGAGAAACTCCTAAAAAGGGGTTTTTGGATTCCGAAATTTTTTCATGCAATACCTGAAGCACATCCGCATCGTCATAACCCCAGGCTCCGATCTTGAATCGATCCAATTTAGCGATCTCTTTCTCGCCCATAACGGTATCGAATCCCCAATGAGGCATTAAAGTCGCTTTATTATCAAAACTTAAATCTCCACCGGTTACAAAGAACGTATCGTATCCCAAACCTTTGAAGATATTTCCGATCCCGGAAAAATTTCCCAAGACTTGGTGGGTACGGACCACAGTCAATCCGGGTCGATCCGGCAAACCGGTCAAGATAGACATCATACCGTTCGTAGTTCTTCCCCCTGAGGCAAAAAACCTGGTATAAAATCTTCCTTTTCTTAAGAGTTTATTAAAATTCGGAGTGAGTTCCTTTCCGAAAACTTTTCCGTCGCTGATCGGATCTATAAATTTTCCGGTCCAGTTTTCCAAAAGGATCAAAACGATATTCGGAGGTTTTCCGTTATTAGTTTGTTTTTGTTTTCTTAATAAAGGATATTTTTTTCCTACAAATTCCGCACCATCATAGGAAATCTCTTCCCGAACGATACGGACCGATTCCTTCGTTTCCAATTTCAGATAATTCGGAATGGATTGGCTTTTCAGATCCATGATAGAAGTGAACACACCATTCAACGCGATATTATTTACGAAAGAATGTCCGGAAACGATTGCATTACTCGCTCTTAAAGGAGTTTCCTGAACTCCTCCTCGGATCGCAAAAATAACGATTACTAAAACAACAAATGAAAGAATAGAATCCCTTTTCCAAGACTCTGGCTCGTGTTTGTACGGATTAAATTTTAAGAAAAGATAAGTGGATAAAGGTAAAAATACCAAAATTAAAAGAGAAGCAACGACAGCAAGAAATGGATTCTGTTCGAAGGCGGACTTTAAGATCACACCCATATCTTTTCCTAGAAATACGAAGCCCTCATAGCCGATATGTTTGTTCGCATTCTCGAAATAAACAATATCAGCGATCAAATGAGAAAGCATCCAAACGCTGATCAGGATCGGAAAGTAACCCCAAAAAAAATTAAAAAACTTAAAACGATTCAAATAGGGAAGACAGGAAAGAAAAGCGAACGGCCCCAAGATCATTCCGATCACTGAAATATCGAATCTTAGTCCTACCAAGATTGCCCATAATATATCTTTGGTTTCCGCACCTTTTAATCGATAGGAGTACACCCAAAGAAAAGCCGCTTTATAAAAAATTAGAATGAGAACAAAGTAGATGGCATATCCGCCGATCAATTTAAGATTGTTTGGTAAACGT is from Leptospira sp. WS58.C1 and encodes:
- a CDS encoding ABC transporter ATP-binding protein; amino-acid sequence: MKLLEIKDLNVSYGKEGFFGVRKSVIKAVEDVNLEMEEGETFSLVGESGCGKSTLGRAILKLLKTDSGYIFFKGKEILELKDKEFLPLRKQIQIVFQDPYSSLNPRRNIKEILTEGLFIHENYTDKQAEKEASEILEKVGLSPEILNRYPHEFSGGQRQRIAIARALILKPEFILFDEAVSALDVSNQAQVLLLLQKLKADFGLSYLFISHDLGIVKSISDKIAVMYLGKIVEVGTKPQIVDKPSHPYTKALFGAIFEVENRKTRKTPLQGEVPSILNKPKGCHFHTRCPIAKEICSEKAPEWKDLGEGHKSYCHFPEGK
- a CDS encoding ABC transporter ATP-binding protein, yielding MNSEAILQISNLNLELSKAGRFVPLLEDINFEIRKGEVLALVGESGCGKSVCAAAITKLLPRESFRYADGKVLFQGTDLLRTDPETLRKVRGKKISYVFQEPFSALNPLSKIKDQMTEGFLEHGLGTRKEAEDKAEYLLGAVGITDIKLRMNCYPHQLSGGILQRVGIGMALMCDPELLIADEPTSALDVTVQAQLVELLLKLKERMNLSVLFISHDFGLVSHIADRICVLYAGRIVELGTVDQVLDQPNHPYTKDLLDSLPSHFSRTGVFKPIEGRLPSPGDYPIGCHYSERCDFVFSPCKTAKPRLNNMNGTGHFSACFLNEKEELTR
- a CDS encoding LTA synthase family protein; this encodes MKRLPNNLKLIGGYAIYFVLILIFYKAAFLWVYSYRLKGAETKDILWAILVGLRFDISVIGMILGPFAFLSCLPYLNRFKFFNFFWGYFPILISVWMLSHLIADIVYFENANKHIGYEGFVFLGKDMGVILKSAFEQNPFLAVVASLLILVFLPLSTYLFLKFNPYKHEPESWKRDSILSFVVLVIVIFAIRGGVQETPLRASNAIVSGHSFVNNIALNGVFTSIMDLKSQSIPNYLKLETKESVRIVREEISYDGAEFVGKKYPLLRKQKQTNNGKPPNIVLILLENWTGKFIDPISDGKVFGKELTPNFNKLLRKGRFYTRFFASGGRTTNGMMSILTGLPDRPGLTVVRTHQVLGNFSGIGNIFKGLGYDTFFVTGGDLSFDNKATLMPHWGFDTVMGEKEIAKLDRFKIGAWGYDDADVLQVLHEKISESKNPFLGVSLTLSTHYPYRAPDPRFRIFKEDERDFEYLNVYHYADWALRDFMDRAEKSKYFDNTIFIFVADHTHHRYLDYYEDRNIPFLIYSPGRILPAIDDRDASQLDVIPTILGLVGKETYFSAMGRNLLAPKKTESAYFAYGNLIGWIESDLFYIHFVDGNRNLKYSAKGPREEVSLCDTQPEICDSHFNKARAFLNLSHELMNQNLVFPTKEELQRKEY
- a CDS encoding AsmA family protein, which gives rise to MRSWDVINRYLEENKIRYISALGFFILLFVLIVYIPFMQRKDVYKEFILDRLRSSTGLDIKVEGSDLYLLPFPGIELNKIEIRKDNVLIAVSDKVDIDISWFGLIKRMIEIRDISINGGSLHLERRKDGTFDIVEYLNGKKKEAEQKSNVKELFDDVNSRIGFSTEDFFAISLKNIEVDNFTLVYNEQSHDKKYIVYFKKSQVSVSFYGKDVDLLFQGRIDDQPIDLEMTGGLQNFPVNWEKLQFSAVLKTEELSLSLLREVFTIFPAGDFSKTKISGRTEVVKEEGTIFKFKVRNQVKDLSYKGGLPFGNIRLNVDFDLDLINKKVAFPFIEAVWEGVAKVTAKGSVNWKNRSLGQFDIKADYGDYHNLLKLGKLFQVREDLFDPNSPPGIFYFTGELNNIFAFKHRFAQIKIEAKYVDPLLSIPNFHAYIYNGEILGKAKIYPDIPKIEVEGDAHRLQVEKVLLPYLSEKIMEGELSSWFSFETQIKNHSRDSMTELFANMKGIGNITIKNGELVGYANFMVPVLNTLGKIIAFKGVDGRELKFVTLKSDVKVAGNEMYFPNMKLEIENSGMDVDGKGTVGFDQKIDMRLHLRLGGKLIGKGLQIPIIYTGTFGKSIPYVDPIWLGSVYTGMTLLGPYLIPLGGPYAGGVAGSVIGEYVRDLWDGVTGLFGGSSSDSDKKPKEK